In one Arachis duranensis cultivar V14167 chromosome 9, aradu.V14167.gnm2.J7QH, whole genome shotgun sequence genomic region, the following are encoded:
- the LOC107472166 gene encoding uncharacterized protein LOC107472166 encodes MSGPPRVRSMNVAAAGDSELRQVLVPACNKARAASDGRKPVKKPSPETVSKEKKPSPAAAPAILKRQERHHQALLKNLSMNASCSSDASSTDSSTHSGASSSGKAAAVAARRVSVVARKKQGSVKAEKVNSCSVAAASDNGAEVDSCDSLEGKKRCAWVTPNTEPSYVAFHDEEWGVPVHDDKKLFELLSFSGALAELTWPAILSKRQLFWY; translated from the exons ATGTCGGGTCCACCGAGAGTCCGATCCATGAATGTGGCTGCCGCCGGCGACTCTGAGCTCCGGCAAGTGCTCGTCCCCGCCTGCAACAAGGCTCGTGCCGCCAGCGACGGGAGGAAACCTGTGAAAAAGCCTTCGCCAGAGACTGTGTCAAAGGAGAAGAAGCCTTCGCCGGCGGCGGCACCGGCAATTCTGAAGCGGCAGGAGCGCCACCATCAGGCTCTGCTGAAGAACCTGTCGATGAATGCCTCTTGCTCATCCGATGCCTCGTCGACGGATTCCTCCACTCACAGCGGGGCTTCATCGAGCGGAAAGGCTGCGGCCGTGGCGGCGCGTCGGGTCAGTGTGGTGGCTAGGAAGAAGCAGGGTAGTGTCAAGGCTGAGAAGGTCAACAGTTGCAGTGTGGCTGCTGCTTCTGATAATGGTGCTGAGGTGGATTCATGTGATAGCTTGGAGGGCAAGAAAAGATGTGCTTGGGTAACACCAAATACAG AACCAAGTTATGTTGCTTTTCATGACGAAGAGTGGGGAGTTCCTGTTCATGATGACAA GAAACTGTTTGAGTTGCTCAGCTTCTCTGGAGCCTTGGCTGAACTTACATGGCCTGCCATTCTTAGCAAAAGGCAGTTATTTTGGTACTGA